The sequence ACTGAACACTGCCATGCCAGTTACGATGACTCCATCTGCTATAGCTTGGATGGTCCAGCCATACAAATTACCTGACGCGAGTATCCCTATACACAGCAAAATCCAAATAATCAACCAATCAGGAATAAAGGGTGTTCTTTTGCAGGCATAACCGATAAACCATAATGCAGGCACTAGGAAATAGAAATCTTCTTTTAAAGCATATAAAATTTCTGGCATTCCGAACACCTCCTCTGATTTGATAATGTTCTCTCCAAACAACGCAATCAATACAAGGTTGACTCACTGTATTTTATGCATATCTTCCTGAAGTTGCTTTGGCATTTGACATGTATTCCACTCATTACTATAATCAATGGAATGTGTACAAAAGTAGCTAACAATTTTCATAATCTGTTGATTAGCTAACTATAATTAGGGTATAAGAAGGATATACTGATTAACAGAAACTAGAAATCCAGAACTAAATTGGAAGGGGGAACATGTCAGTACTTTATCGCTGGCATACATACATATGACAACTAACCAGTTAAACAAAAAGGTAGGGAAAGTGGGATTTGTTTTTATCACTTCTGCCATTTTAGTGGCGATATTTGTATTATGGGGCGCACTTTCTCCAAACTCATTAAGTGATGCAGCCAACACGGGATTAGAATGGATGATTACCAACTTCGGATGGTTTTACATGCTCATCACTGCACTATTTGTACTTTTCGTCATCGTTTTGGCACTAAGCCCTTATGGGAAAATACGACTTGGTAAACCGGAGGACAGACCAGAATATTCCTGGTTTTCCTGGATTGGTATGCTTT is a genomic window of Gracilibacillus salinarum containing:
- a CDS encoding phage holin family protein; the protein is MPEILYALKEDFYFLVPALWFIGYACKRTPFIPDWLIIWILLCIGILASGNLYGWTIQAIADGVIVTGMAVFSHQIVKQTYHRDGKI